Sequence from the Vicinamibacteria bacterium genome:
CTGGGTGAGCGGCCTCGGGGTTATCGGGATGATCGCCTTTGGCTTGATGTATGCGGTGGCAACCGTGTTGATGCTTCCCGGGTCGCTGCTGACGCTTGCCGGAGGTGCGACCTTCGGTCTTCTTCCCGGCTTCGTCACCGTCCTGTTCGGGGCAACCGCAGGCGCGGCGCTGGCGTTTCTGGTATCACGCCACCTCGCGAGAAAACGCGTGGAGAACTGGATTCAGAAGAAGCCCTCCTTCGACGCAATCGACAAAGCGGTCGCGAAGCAAGGCTGGAAAATCGTCTTATTGACACGCCTGTCTCCCGTGTTCCCTTTCAATTTCCAGAACTACGCCTACGGGCTCACGAGCGTCAGCTTCGCCCAGTACACGCTCGCGTCGTGGATCGGGATGATCCCGGGCGCGTTTCTCTACGTGTACCTCGGAACGCTGGGAAGAAGCGGGCTCGAAGCCGCCGCGGGTGCTGGGAGAGCCGAGACGTTACGGCTCGTCCTCCAGGTCGTGGGACTCCTCGCCACGCTGCTCGTTACCGCGCTGATCACCCGAACCGCGAAACGAGCTCTCCGCGAAGCGGGGGTTTAGCTAGAATTGGGACGCGTGAGAGGTCGGATCGTGACGTCGGTGCTCGCCATCTGCGCCAGCTCGTGCGGTCCAGGGGACAATGTGCTCGTTCAAAATCGCGGCGAAGGCAAGGACAACTGGTGGGACGCGCTTCCGCGGCCGGCCTGGAGCCGCTTCGAGAGGATACCGTCGAGCCAGGATTGGTTCGAGGTCTACGAAGTCTTCTCCGGCATCTACGCAATCTACGAGCCGGGACAATTCGAGGAAGTCATCTCCTACCTCGTCGTCGGCTCCGAACGCGCGCTCCTCTGGGATACGGGACTGGGCATCGGCGACATGAGGACCCTTGTTTCCGAGCTCACCGAGCTCGATCTCATCGTACTGAACTCACATACGCACTATGACCACATCGGAGGCAACTATCAGTTCGACACCGTGTGGGGAACCGGCACCGACTTCACCAGGACCAACGCTGCCGGACGGGCACAC
This genomic interval carries:
- a CDS encoding TVP38/TMEM64 family protein; amino-acid sequence: MAPSKTTLKYGVAILAIVGVVVVVRLLPLSHWLGAFNVWVSGLGVIGMIAFGLMYAVATVLMLPGSLLTLAGGATFGLLPGFVTVLFGATAGAALAFLVSRHLARKRVENWIQKKPSFDAIDKAVAKQGWKIVLLTRLSPVFPFNFQNYAYGLTSVSFAQYTLASWIGMIPGAFLYVYLGTLGRSGLEAAAGAGRAETLRLVLQVVGLLATLLVTALITRTAKRALREAGV